From Zonotrichia albicollis isolate bZonAlb1 unplaced genomic scaffold, bZonAlb1.hap1 Scaffold_257, whole genome shotgun sequence, the proteins below share one genomic window:
- the LOC141727873 gene encoding olfactory receptor 14J1-like — protein MCYDRYVSICKPLHYGTLLGSRACAHMAAGAWASGFLNALLHTANTFSLPLCHGNALGQFFCEIPQILRLSCSKSYLREFGLIVIGACLAFGCFVFMVFSYVQIFRAVLRIPSEQGRHKAFSTCLPHLAVVSLFLSTDLFAHLKPPSISSPSLDLALSALSVLYSVVSPALNPLIYSLRNQELKAAVWTLMTGLLWPLHEIMWLRAEADL, from the exons atgtgctacgaccgctatgtgtccatctgcaaacccctgcactacgggaccctcctgggcagcagagcttgtgcccacatggcagcaggtgcctgggccagtggctttctcaatgctcttctgcacacagccaatacattttccctgcccctgtgccatggcaatgccctgggccagtttttctgtgaaatcccccagatcctcaggctctcctgctccaaatcctacctcagggaatttgggctcATTGTGATTGGTGCCTGTTTAgcatttggctgttttgtgttcatggttttctcctatgtgcagatcttcagggctgtgctgaggatcccctctgagcagggacggcacaaagccttttccacctgcctccctcacctggctgtggtctctctgttcctcagcactgatcTGTTTGCCCACTTGAAGCCCCCGTCCATCTcatctccatccctggatctggccctgtcagccctgtcagttctgtactcggtggtgtctccagccctgaaccccctcatctacagcctgaggaaccaggagctcaaggctgcagtgtggacactgatgactggACTAT tgtGGCCGCTGCACGAGATCATGTGGCTGAGGGCAGAGGCGGACTTGTAG
- the LOC141727874 gene encoding olfactory receptor 14J1-like, with product MSNSSSISHFLLLALADMRQLQLLHFCLLLGISLAALLGNGLIISTVACSHHLHTPMFFFLLNLALSDLGSICTTVPKAMHNSLWDTRDISYTGCAAQVFLVFFFLGSEYYLLTIMCYDRYVSICKPLQYGTLLGSRACAHMAAAVWASAFLNALIHTANTFSLPLCHGNAMRQFFCEVPQILKLSCSKSYLREFGPIAVSACLVFGCFVFIVYSYVQIFRAVLRIPSEQGRHKAFSTCLPHLAVVSLFVSTVMLAYLKAPSISSPSLDLALSVLYSVVPPALNPLIYSLRNQELKAAVRRLMTGWCL from the coding sequence atgtccaacagcagctccatcagccacttcctcctgctggcattggcagacatgcggcagctgcagctcctgcacttctgcctcttgctgggcatctccctggctgccctgctgggcaacggcctcatcatcagcaccgtagcctgcagccaccacctgcacacgcccatgttcttcttcctgctcaacctggccctcagcgacctgggctccatctgcaccactgtccccaaagccatgcacaattccctctgggacaccagggacatctcctacacaggatgtgctgcccaagtatttctggttttcttctttcttggaTCAGAGTATTATCTcttgaccatcatgtgctatgaccgctatgtgtccatctgcaaacccctgcaatacgggaccctcctgggcagcagagcttgtgcccacatggcagcagctgtctgggccagtgcctttctcaatgctctgatacacacggccaatacattttccctgcccttgtgccatggcaatgccatGAGACAGTTCTTCTGTGAAGTGCCCCAGAttctcaagctctcctgctccaaatcttATCTTAGGGAATTTGGGCCCATTGCAGTTAGTGCCTGTTTGGTATTTGGTTGTTTCGTATTCATTGTTtactcctatgtgcagatcttcagggctgtgctgaggatcccctctgagcagggacggcacaaagccttttccacctgcctccctcacctggctgttgTCTCCCTGTTTGTCAGCACGGTCATGTTGGCCTACCTGAAGGCCccatccatctcctccccatccctggatctggctcTGTCAGTTCtctactcggtggtgcctccagccctgaaccccctcatctacagcctgaggaaccaggagctcaaggctgcagtgaggagactgatgactggatggtgcCTGTAA